A stretch of DNA from Catenulispora acidiphila DSM 44928:
GAGGAGGAGGAAGCCGACGCCGACGTCGGCGGCGCTGCTGCTCGTGCCGGCACGGCCGCTGCTGCCATTGCTCGCGCCTGCTTCGCTGCCACTCGCGCCGCTGCCGACCGCGCTGCTGCCACTCGCGCTGCTGCCGGCGGTCGCCTCGGGTGTCGAAGTCGAAGTCTGCGCGCTCATCGTGCCCTCCCGGCCAGCGGCGCCTGCCGCAGCGGTGCCAGCGCCAGGTCCAGCGGGTCCAGGCCGTCCCAGGTCACCACGGGGACGCCCAGCTCGCCGAGCACGAAGCGCACCGCCTGGCGGTCCAGGCGCCACAGGCGGAGGGCGAGGGCGTCCAGGTGGTCCGGCTTGGCGGCGGTGGCCGGTGCCGGTTCGTGGGCGAGCACGTCGATGACCACCAGGGGGTGGCCTCGGTCGGAGAGGTCGCTGATCGCCTCGACCACGCCGGGGTCCAGCAGGGGGCTGAAGACGTAGACCAGGGCACCGCGCGGCAGGACGCGGGTCGGCAGGCGGCTCAGGCCGCCGGTCTCGTAGGTGAAGTCCTTGCGCAGGTCCATGACCGTCTGCGCGATCCGGTAGAGGTGCGCGTTGCCCGAGCCCGGGGTCAGCCACTGGACGCGGCCGGACAGGGTGACCAGTCCGATCCGGTCGTGCGCCGTGAGGTAGGCCTGGGCCAGTCCGGCGGCGCCGCGTACGGCGGTGTCCAGGGTCGAGCGCGGACGGTCGTTGTCGGGGTCCGGCGGCTGCGGGAGGTCGGACAGTGCGTCGACGACCACGACCGCCTCGGCGGCCCGCTCCGCCTCGAAGGTGTTGACCTGGAGTTCGCGGCGGCGGGTGGTGGCCGACCAGTTGATGCGGCGTTGGCGGTCGCCGAAGACGTACGGCCGGACCTGGATGAACTCCACGCCTTCGCCGGGGGTGCGCGCCGAGTGCTCGCCGAAGCGGTCGGGGAAGCGGATCGGGGCGAGCGTCGTGTCGTCCGGCGCCGGGACCGGGAACGCCTCGACCTCGCCGAGGTCGGCGTGCAGGGAGGTGAGGCGGAGCCCGGCGGTGTCGTGGACGTCGATCGCGACCGCGCCGAGGGCCCAGCGTCCCCAGCGCGGGACCAGCAGCTTCACCGTGATCACGCTGCCGGTCAGCTCCAGCGACTCCAGCCGGATGCCCGAGGGCGTCGAGGTGCCGGCCTCGTGGTCGTCGCGGGAGCGCGGCGGCAGGTACTCCTGGCGCGTCCAGCCCGCGGCGCCGTCGGCGGCCAGCCGGATGGTCGCGATCAGCGTCTCGCCCTCGAAGCACCGGCGCTCCGGGACGTCCACCTCCGCGCGCACCCGCTTGGGATGCGAGCCGCCATGCGCGGTGAGCATCAGCAGCGGCACCGCAGCCAGCGGCACGCACCACCACGCCCCGAACGCCACCGCCGGGATCAGCGCGCAGATCGCGGCGGTCAGCAGCCGCGCGGCGCGCTGGGTCGGACGCCAGACGGTGGGCGGGGGCTCGGTCGGCTTGCCGGGCTTCCGCCTGGCGGGAGCGGGTGCTGACAGGGATGTCAGAGATGTCAGGGATGAGATGGTCGGCCGCGGCGCGGCGCCGGGTGAGGCGCTGCCGCGCGAGACGCCGCTCGAACCAGCACCCGAACCGGCACCCGAACCAGCACCCGAAACGCCGCTCGAACCGGCGCCCGAAGTAGCGCTCGAGGCGGCCCGCGCCGCCTCGCCCGCCGAGCCCGGCGTCGGCTCGCTCATCGGTGGGCGCCGGCCGGCTTCTGCGCCGGGTCCTGGACTCCGTTCGGCGTGCCGGTGCCGGTGCCGGCGCCAGTACCGCCAGCGTCCTGCTGGCGCGGCAGCGTGCGCGGGGTCGGTGTCGCGGTCAGTAGCGAGGCCACCACTTCGTCCGCCGACACGCGCCGCACCCACAGCTCCGGCCGGAGGCTGATCCGGTGTGCCAGCGCGGGGACGGCGACAGCCTTCACGTCCTCAGGGATCACGTAATCGCGTCCTGACAGCACCGCGCGCGCCCGCGCCAACTGCACCAGCGCCAGGCCGCCGCGGGGGCTCGCGCCGACCTGCACCTGCGTGGCCGCGCGCGTCGCGTTCACCAGCGCGACCACGTAGTCCACGACGTCGGCGGAGACCTCGACCGTCTCCAGGGAGGCGCGCATCGCCAGGAGTTCGGGGGCGTCGACGATCCGTGCCAGGTCCACGCGCTCGGCCCTGCGGTCCAGGCGGCGCATCAGCATCGCGGCCTCGTCGGCCGGGGGGAGGTAGCCCATGCGGACGCGCAGCAGGAAGCGGTCGAGCTGGGCCTCGGGCAGGGCGTAGGTGCCCTCGTACTCGATCGGGTTGTCGGTGGCCAGCACGACGAAGGTCGGGTCCAGCAGGTGCGACTTGCCGTCGACGGAGACCTGGCCCTCGGCCATCGCCTCCAGCAGCGCGGCCTGGGTCTTCGGCGGGGTGCGGTTGATCTCGTCGGCGAGCAGCAGCTGGGTGAAGACCGGGCCCGGCCGGAAGACCATGTCGCCGCTGCGCTGGTCGTAGAAGGGGGCGCCGGTGACGTCGGAGGGCAGCAGGTCCGGGGTGAACTGGATGCGGGTGAAGTCCAGGCCCAGGGCGGTGGCGAAGGATCGGGCCATCAGGGTCTTGCCGAGCCCGGGCAGGTCCTCGATGAGCACGTGGCCGCCGGCCAGGACGCCGAGCAGGACCAGCTCCAGGGCGGCGCGCTTGCCGACGACGGCCTTCTCCACCTCGTCGAGCACGGCGAGCGCCCTGCGGCAGGTCTGCTCGGGGGTCAGCTGGTCGGACATACCGTCTCCTCTGGTCTGTGCCGCGGGGGCCCCCTCGGCCTCCGCGTTGCCGGCGGCGGCATCGCGGCCCGCGCCTCCGGCTGTGTCGTGCTCCCCGCTCACATCCGCTCCAGCCGTTCGATCAGCTCGGAGACCGCGCGGATCGGGACCTCCGGCTGCCGGCCGCCATGCTCGCCGGTGCCCGCCGCGTTGAGCGCCACCGGGTCCACCAGCGGCCACAGGTCGGTCCCGATCAGCTGCGCCGCTGCCTGCGGGTTCCGGTACAGGTTCACGCCGTGCCGCTCGGCCACCCGCGCCGCGGCCAGCCGGGTCAGCTCCCGGCGCAGCCCCCGTTCGTAGCCGCCGCGCTCGCGCGTGTTGCGCAGCATGGAGGCGTACCAGGCCACGCCGATGTAGTGGCGCTCCAGCACGCGCTCGCGCACGTCGCCGTCCATCCCCAGCGTGCGGCCGGACACGGTGTACCAGGCCGACAGCGCGATGGCCGCGACGCAGGCGCCGAGCGCCAAGCCGAGCCACCGCGTGCCGAGGACCAGATAAGACGACAAGCCCACGACCGCGGTCATCGCGCCGAGCGCCACGCCGATCGCGATCCACCGCCGGCGCTCGACCAGCGGCCTTGCGTCGGAGGCTGCGGACGCGGCGGCGCCCTGCTTCAGGTCAGCCATCAGCGGCTCCTGCCGGACGGCGCCGAGGCGTGAGGCGGAGCGGACTGCCCGCTCTGCGCCGCTTGGGCAGCAGCTGCCCGAGCTTGCGCGCTCGCAGCCAGCTCCGCAGCCCGGCCCTGCAGATGCAACGAGATCGCGCTCAGCGCCTCGCGCGCGGCGTCCCGCTTCTCCTCAGCGATCGGGTGACGCGAGAACCGCGCCTCGCGGAACAGCTCGGTGAGCCTGCGCGCCGGCTCGCCGGGGATGAGATTCGCCGCGGTGACCCGGCGCAGGAACTCCTCCGGGGTGTCCGTGGCGCGCCGTCCGCCGCCGCCGGCGGTGACCGCGACCTCCATCGCCGAGTAGCAGGCGATCACCGCCTCGCGGGCGTCGCCTTCGTACTCCAGCGCTTCGGTCCCGGCCGCGACGGCCTCGGCGAGCTGGTCGAACTCCGGCGCCAGCGGATCGAAGTCGATGAGATCCAGCTCCTGCCGGCTGAAGCGGCGGCGGGCCAGCATCCGGAGCACGAGGTACAGGAGCAGCCCGAGCGCCGCGGCCAGGACGAGGTACAGCAGGACCAGCACGATCCAGTTGGCCGGGCCGTCGCCGGGACGGTTCGGCGTCGATTTGATGTCGGGACCGTGCCCGGTCGGGAGGCGGGGCGGCGCTGTGGTTTCCGGAGCGAGCTGCTGCGTCGGCGGCGGTGCGGGCTGGCGTCCGAAGAACAGCAGCCCGATCGGGGTCAGCACGGCGGCGGCGGTGAGCAGGACGGCGGTCGCCGTGCCGGCGCGGTGCAGCAGGCCGTAGCCGTCGTCGCGGTGCTTGGCGTAGGCGGTGGCGACGACCGCGAGCAGGATGACCGCGCCCAGCGCCGCCACCGGCCGGCCGTCCCGCAGCGAGCCGGTGCTCACGCCGGCGTCCAGCGGACCGTCGCGCCGGGCCGCGGCCGCCATCGCCGCGATCGCGAGGACGGCCACCGCGGCGGGCAGCCAGCGTCTGGGGTTCCCGCTCATGCGGCGCCGGCGCTCTGCTCCGCGGCGCGCTTGGCACGGATCTTCGCGGCCTGCCGGGCCAGCGCGTGCTCCAGACCGCGGTCGAGGTGTCCGCCGGCCTGCCGGACCTGCTCGATCTCGGCGCTGGCCGCCTCGTGCACCTCCGAGGGGATGGTCCTGAGGTTGGCCGGCAGGGCCTTGACCGCCTCCCACAGCGAGATGTCGTCCAGGTCCAGGGCCAGCTCGGTGTGCTTGCGCATCAGCAGGACGAGATGGCGGCGGCGCAGGTGGGCCAGGCTGTCGGCGGCCTTCAGCGCGATCGCCCAGATGAGCAGGTTCAGCAGCGGGACCGCGATCAGCCAGGTGGCGAAGTGGATGTTGTCGGCGCTCAGCCAGGCGGGCCGGTGGTGCATCTTGTCCGCCGAGTGCTTGACCTGCTGTTCCATCCACGCCGGGAAGCCCATGACGGTCACGGTGCCCAGCGAGGTCAGCGCGAACGGGATGCCGATGTAGGCGCCCCAGCGCGGCCAGGTGGTGGTGGCCTGCAGCCGGTGGCGCAGCCGCATGAACGGGCACGGGAACAGCACCGAGGCCAGGTTGCCGGCGGCGATCGGCGCCAGCGGCAGCTCGGCGATGATCGGCCAGTTGTGCTTGACCCAATGGTGGTCCTTGGTCAGCAGGATCACCAGACCGGCGACGCCGAAGGCGAATCCGGCCTCGAAGAGGTAGAGGACCTGGTTGCGCACTCGCAGCATCCGCGCGGGGTCGCCGCCGGCGGACAGGACCCTGATGGCCCACTCCGGCTCGGCGGCCAGCTGGTTGGTCAGCGAGGCGTCCGCGGCGGCGGTCAGGACCGTGGTGACGATCAGCGTCAGCGGGTCGCGGATCCGGGCGCCGAACGGGTCCCAGTACAGGAAGGCGCCGGTGGCCAGTCCCATGCCCATCGAGGCGAACATCCCGAACAGCCAGTCCGGCCACACCCGCAGCACGCGTATGAGCTCCCGGGGGAGGGTCACCTTGGGTGCCGGTGCCGGTGCCGGCTCCGGTGCGGTTCCGGGCAGGGCCGTCGTGACGGCCTCGGTCATGGTGTGGCTCCCCCCTCCTCGCGCCCCGCGGAGGCTTTTGGTGGCTCGACAAGGCTCGACAAGGGAGGATAACCCGTTCGGGGGAGATACGGCGGGTGATATCACCTCCGCCGGCGGTAACCCGTCTGGCAGATCACGACAAAGCGGTCGTGCCCGGCGGCGGCGAAGCTGAACGGGATAGCTCCGTCTTTATCGTGCGGGAGCCGCTTGCAGGAGGATGTATGGTCACGGTCCGCGATGTGATGACCGAGGCACCCAAGTCGGTGCTGGAATCGGACAACCTGGTGCATGTGGCCCGGGTGATGCGCGACGAGGACGTCGGCTGCGTGCCGGTGGTCGACGACACCGGGCGCCTGGTCGGGATGCTCACCGACCGCGACCTGGTGGTCGAGGCGATGGCCGCCAGCGACGACCCGACGCTGCGCCAGGCCGGGGAGCTGATGCGCGGCGACATCCACAGCGTCGACGCCGACGCGCCGGTGACGCACGTCGTGGAGACGATGGGGCGCCAGCGGGTCCGGCGGCTGCCGGTGGTCGCGGCCGGGAAGCTGGTCGGCGTGGTCGGCGTCGCGGATTTGGCCAAGAATTTGCCGACCGCGGCGGTCGGCGAGCTGATGGCGCTGATCTCGAAGTCGGGGCACAAGGACAAGCTGCCGTAGAGGTTGTTGATTCGGCGCGGTGCTTCAGGGCCGCCAGACGGTGAGTCCGTCTGGCGGCCCTGAAGTGCGTTCGGGGGCGGTTACTTGTTCAGGCCCACCGACGCCAGCCACGCCTTGGCGACGTCCGACTCGTCCTTCTTCTGGGTGACGACCTGCTCCAGCAGGGAGGTCAGCGTGGTCGTGTCCAGCTTCGCCGACACCGCGTTCAGCGCGTCGATGCCGGCCGGGGACAGCTTGCCCTTGTCCACCAGCGGGATCACGTTCTGCACGCCGAACAGGCCCTTGTCGTCGTCGAGCACCACGAAGCCGTTGGTCTTGATCGCCGTGGTGGTGCTGTACAGGTCGACGACGTCGGCGTCGCCGTGCTGCAGCGCCGAGACGGTCTGCGGGCCGGAGTTGTCCAGCGCCTTGAAGTCCTTGAAGGTCAGCCCGTACTGGCTCTGCAGGCCCAGGACGCCCTGCTGGCGCGTCTTGAACTCCGGCGCCGAGCCCAGGACCAGGTCCTTGGCGTAGGGCGCGAGGTCGGAGATCTTCTTCAGGTTGTCCTTGGTCGCCAGCGCCTGGGTGACCACGAGCGAGTCGTTGTCCTGGGCGGCGGCCGGGTTCAGGATCTGCAGGTTGCTCGGCAGCTTGGCGGTCACCGCGGAGTCCACACCGGACTGGGTGCTCTCGGTCGAGGACTTGTCCAGGTAGGCCAGCAGGGCGCCGTTGTACTCCGGGACCACCGTGATCGCGTTCGACTTCAACTGCTGGAACAACACGTCGCGCTGTCCCACGTTGGGTTTGCGCTCCACCGAGATGCCCTTGTCCTCCAGTGCCTGCGCGTAGATCTCCATCAGGAGCACGTTCTCCGGGAACGCGGCCGAGGCCACGACGACCTTGGAGCCGCTCTTGGAGCTCGACGAGCACGCGCTCAGCGCGCCGGTCGCCGCCAGTGCGACCGCCAGTGCGGCGCCGACGACCCGAGTATTGGACCCTGTGGTGCGAATACGCATGTTAAATCCCCTCCGAACCGATAGACATGTCGAACCTAGCAACCCACGCTGACAACGGCAGCCTTCCCGAATCGCGGTTTCGAGACCTTTTCGAGACCGTTGACGGCTGCGACCGGCCCGGTCCGGGTCAACACGCTGCGGGGGCGTGCGGGGCACTGCGGGGCTGTGCCGCGCACTGTGGCGCACTGTGGCACCCGATCCGGCCATCCGCGTCACGCAGCGTGGCCGGCCGGACGGCGCACGGTTCTCACGGCAGCGCCGGCCGCCCGCCCGCCTCCGTCGGCAGACCCGCCTCGGCCCAGGCCCGGAAGCCGCCGACGAGGTCGGTGGCGTGCACCAGCCCGAGCAGTTGCAGATCGCGCGCGGCCAGGCTGGAGGCGTAGCCCTCGTTGCAGAACACGATGACCTGCGAGTCGGCGGTGACGCCGGGCAGGCGCCACTCGTTGTCCGGCGCCAGCCGCCACTCCAGGTGGATGCGCTCGACCGGCAGCGCTCCCGGTATCTCGCCCTCGGCCTCCCGGTTGGCGTGCGGCCGGATGTCGATCAGCAGCGCGCCCTCCCGGCGCAGCCTGTCAGCCTCCTGCGGGCTCACGCGCCGCAGCCCGGAGCGGGCCTCCTCCAGGAACGTGTCCACGGCACTCAAACCAGGTCCTCCAGGCTCTCGT
This window harbors:
- a CDS encoding rhodanese-like domain-containing protein, which produces MSAVDTFLEEARSGLRRVSPQEADRLRREGALLIDIRPHANREAEGEIPGALPVERIHLEWRLAPDNEWRLPGVTADSQVIVFCNEGYASSLAARDLQLLGLVHATDLVGGFRAWAEAGLPTEAGGRPALP
- a CDS encoding AAA family ATPase — protein: MSDQLTPEQTCRRALAVLDEVEKAVVGKRAALELVLLGVLAGGHVLIEDLPGLGKTLMARSFATALGLDFTRIQFTPDLLPSDVTGAPFYDQRSGDMVFRPGPVFTQLLLADEINRTPPKTQAALLEAMAEGQVSVDGKSHLLDPTFVVLATDNPIEYEGTYALPEAQLDRFLLRVRMGYLPPADEAAMLMRRLDRRAERVDLARIVDAPELLAMRASLETVEVSADVVDYVVALVNATRAATQVQVGASPRGGLALVQLARARAVLSGRDYVIPEDVKAVAVPALAHRISLRPELWVRRVSADEVVASLLTATPTPRTLPRQQDAGGTGAGTGTGTPNGVQDPAQKPAGAHR
- a CDS encoding ABC transporter substrate-binding protein, with the protein product MRIRTTGSNTRVVGAALAVALAATGALSACSSSSKSGSKVVVASAAFPENVLLMEIYAQALEDKGISVERKPNVGQRDVLFQQLKSNAITVVPEYNGALLAYLDKSSTESTQSGVDSAVTAKLPSNLQILNPAAAQDNDSLVVTQALATKDNLKKISDLAPYAKDLVLGSAPEFKTRQQGVLGLQSQYGLTFKDFKALDNSGPQTVSALQHGDADVVDLYSTTTAIKTNGFVVLDDDKGLFGVQNVIPLVDKGKLSPAGIDALNAVSAKLDTTTLTSLLEQVVTQKKDESDVAKAWLASVGLNK
- a CDS encoding DUF58 domain-containing protein gives rise to the protein MSEPTPGSAGEAARAASSATSGAGSSGVSGAGSGAGSGAGSSGVSRGSASPGAAPRPTISSLTSLTSLSAPAPARRKPGKPTEPPPTVWRPTQRAARLLTAAICALIPAVAFGAWWCVPLAAVPLLMLTAHGGSHPKRVRAEVDVPERRCFEGETLIATIRLAADGAAGWTRQEYLPPRSRDDHEAGTSTPSGIRLESLELTGSVITVKLLVPRWGRWALGAVAIDVHDTAGLRLTSLHADLGEVEAFPVPAPDDTTLAPIRFPDRFGEHSARTPGEGVEFIQVRPYVFGDRQRRINWSATTRRRELQVNTFEAERAAEAVVVVDALSDLPQPPDPDNDRPRSTLDTAVRGAAGLAQAYLTAHDRIGLVTLSGRVQWLTPGSGNAHLYRIAQTVMDLRKDFTYETGGLSRLPTRVLPRGALVYVFSPLLDPGVVEAISDLSDRGHPLVVIDVLAHEPAPATAAKPDHLDALALRLWRLDRQAVRFVLGELGVPVVTWDGLDPLDLALAPLRQAPLAGRAR
- a CDS encoding CBS domain-containing protein → MVTVRDVMTEAPKSVLESDNLVHVARVMRDEDVGCVPVVDDTGRLVGMLTDRDLVVEAMAASDDPTLRQAGELMRGDIHSVDADAPVTHVVETMGRQRVRRLPVVAAGKLVGVVGVADLAKNLPTAAVGELMALISKSGHKDKLP
- a CDS encoding DUF4129 domain-containing protein, which produces MSGNPRRWLPAAVAVLAIAAMAAAARRDGPLDAGVSTGSLRDGRPVAALGAVILLAVVATAYAKHRDDGYGLLHRAGTATAVLLTAAAVLTPIGLLFFGRQPAPPPTQQLAPETTAPPRLPTGHGPDIKSTPNRPGDGPANWIVLVLLYLVLAAALGLLLYLVLRMLARRRFSRQELDLIDFDPLAPEFDQLAEAVAAGTEALEYEGDAREAVIACYSAMEVAVTAGGGGRRATDTPEEFLRRVTAANLIPGEPARRLTELFREARFSRHPIAEEKRDAAREALSAISLHLQGRAAELAASAQARAAAAQAAQSGQSAPPHASAPSGRSR